One segment of Porticoccus hydrocarbonoclasticus MCTG13d DNA contains the following:
- a CDS encoding F0F1 ATP synthase subunit epsilon yields the protein MKTFTLSLRGSTRSHLIEGVSSFVGEDSSGSFGILASHTRMIAVLVVGLARFQVNGEHWQYLALPGAVIYFHDNLLTLSTRRYLLDDDYNRISQALQEELLREEEQLHTMKQSLQRMEKEVLKRLWELSSKRGRMNHVTS from the coding sequence ATGAAAACCTTTACCCTTTCTCTCCGGGGCTCGACTCGCAGCCATCTAATTGAAGGGGTCTCCTCATTTGTAGGCGAAGACAGCTCTGGCAGTTTCGGCATCTTGGCCAGTCATACCCGTATGATTGCCGTGCTGGTGGTCGGGCTGGCACGCTTTCAGGTGAACGGTGAGCATTGGCAATACCTGGCACTGCCCGGAGCAGTTATCTATTTTCACGATAACCTGTTGACCCTCAGCACCCGCCGCTACCTGCTGGATGACGACTACAACCGCATCAGTCAGGCTTTGCAGGAAGAGCTGCTCAGGGAAGAGGAGCAGCTTCACACGATGAAACAGAGCCTGCAACGTATGGAGAAAGAAGTTCTCAAACGGCTGTGGGAACTGAGTTCCAAGCGGGGAAGGATGAACCATGTCACATCCTGA
- a CDS encoding dicarboxylate/amino acid:cation symporter, producing the protein MSNHNLLSSTVKALQPRSLKYLSTSLQGLIRGKLWLQVLVGMFLGIVVGILMGPSLGWVSPADAAAISDWLALPGKLFLALIQMIVIPLVFASIIRGLAATEDLEQLKKTGFRVVLYFIFTTAIAIVIGITIANLIKPGQYIDQQALQLASLVEPIQSTEASGSPVLDELPQKIVTLLPSNPLSAMVESNMLEVVIFAMIMGVALVMMTPLQAKPLLDLMGSLQEVCMTVVRWAMLLAPIAVFGLILQLTAKLGIDALLGMAVYVLTVLLGLLLLLALYLLIILIVAKRHPLTFLNDIKEVLLLAFSTSSSAAVMPLSIKVAEEKLGVRPSISQFVIPLGATINMNGTALYQGVAAMFLAQVFGIDIGLGGMVLIVITAVGASIGSPATPGVGIVILAMVLDSVGIPAAGIALIMGVDRILDMCRTAINVSGDLVTAKLMDSWVGSSLSHHEEQLAEQQREQIRQRTGEDVLTNQVLKEET; encoded by the coding sequence ATGTCAAATCACAACCTTCTGAGTTCTACCGTCAAGGCTCTCCAGCCCCGCTCACTTAAGTATTTAAGCACGTCCCTGCAGGGGTTGATCCGGGGAAAACTGTGGCTTCAGGTGCTTGTTGGCATGTTTCTCGGCATTGTCGTCGGCATTTTGATGGGCCCAAGTCTGGGCTGGGTATCACCCGCTGATGCTGCCGCCATCAGCGACTGGCTGGCACTGCCCGGCAAACTGTTTCTCGCCCTGATTCAAATGATTGTCATTCCGCTGGTTTTCGCCTCCATCATTCGCGGACTGGCGGCCACAGAGGATCTGGAGCAGCTCAAAAAAACCGGTTTCAGAGTGGTGCTGTATTTTATCTTCACCACGGCCATCGCCATCGTGATTGGCATAACCATCGCCAACCTGATCAAACCGGGGCAATACATCGACCAGCAGGCACTGCAACTCGCTTCGCTGGTCGAGCCAATCCAGTCGACAGAAGCGTCCGGCAGCCCCGTACTTGATGAGCTGCCGCAAAAAATCGTCACGCTGCTGCCCTCTAATCCGCTCTCCGCGATGGTGGAAAGCAATATGCTGGAGGTGGTAATTTTTGCCATGATCATGGGCGTGGCACTGGTGATGATGACACCACTGCAGGCCAAGCCGCTGCTCGATTTGATGGGATCCCTCCAGGAAGTCTGCATGACCGTCGTCCGCTGGGCGATGCTGTTGGCACCGATCGCCGTGTTCGGGCTGATACTGCAGTTAACCGCCAAGCTTGGCATCGATGCCCTGCTGGGCATGGCAGTCTATGTCCTGACGGTACTACTGGGACTGTTGCTGTTACTGGCTTTGTATTTGCTGATTATTTTGATCGTGGCAAAGCGACACCCGCTGACCTTTCTTAACGACATCAAAGAAGTGCTGTTGCTGGCCTTCTCCACCTCCAGTTCTGCAGCAGTGATGCCGCTATCTATCAAGGTGGCCGAGGAAAAACTCGGCGTCAGGCCCTCCATATCACAGTTCGTAATTCCCTTGGGGGCCACTATCAACATGAATGGTACGGCGCTCTATCAGGGTGTGGCTGCCATGTTTCTCGCACAGGTATTCGGCATCGATATCGGGCTTGGTGGCATGGTGTTGATCGTGATCACTGCAGTTGGTGCCTCAATCGGCTCACCGGCAACCCCGGGAGTGGGCATTGTCATACTCGCCATGGTGCTCGACAGTGTCGGCATACCGGCTGCGGGCATCGCGCTGATCATGGGGGTTGATCGGATACTCGACATGTGTCGCACAGCCATCAATGTCAGCGGCGACCTGGTAACCGCGAAGCTGATGGACAGCTGGGTCGGGAGCAGCCTCAGTCACCATGAGGAGCAGCTTGCAGAGCAGCAGAGAGAGCAGATCCGCCAACGGACCGGTGAGGATGTGCTCACCAATCAGGTGCTTAAGGAAGAAACCTGA
- a CDS encoding translocation/assembly module TamB domain-containing protein → MKRRVIYRGALLLSAFLVVFFSALLTSGYLLLATHTGSHWLLEKAAASATDTEIHWQASHGTLLKGLTFQGLSIRRANLLISATSAAGQWQLLGLLGGQLPIQTLEFTDLQIHEEPTTADSASAFVWPSLNTVMPVTLERLTIDQFQYHSGPGSLTLEEISAAGSINLLGIEVRELILRQPEQQLALQGTIRAKPPYRLNFALQWHTEFQQNRFEGEARLGGNLATMTIEHQLVAPFSLSTSGTLVSGADWDRGTLNPLAIAVDLVNDWTIDNRTVWPDLPAISSQGQLRLTGSVDDYQLQGTFELTPQTPSTLPTQEVAVDLRGDRQGLHLEHLDLHSEAGKLGIQGDVAWQTTPNWQLAVNLAEIDPGYLLDRKLSGQLAGMLTTTGSYRDQGLSVDAEIDQLTGTLNSYPVTLRGQLASRQGVFSSRDFTARIGDNHLRVNGEWGGQTPLNWQLTANNLAELYPGLSGKLVSRGKVSKQKVSGRGGAFSPHHLPEIQGTVSADELAFDGHSVRSLNLRLNIDKAGLQHIDLALSGSLAGDQQQETDLQLQASGRPEKHHYQLSASQQELTFTLQGTGHWQQGAWQTRISDSEISVPLVGNWQLDNGVEGRVSEHGAEFKEHCWKQIDGAVCGHLTWHQKTGIDTTATLHHLPLQWLQPWLPGNSALTGEINGDLRLAGWGETLVGQLTLSTAAARFTVDERAKKLRQVTLDNTDLDIRLAEQRLELTGNTEFTDTGNARIQLHWPLAEADRAIGGSLHLQLDKLDWLNPFVTYVDELQGRADALIRLAGTADHPALSGHVRLNGLSAYVPQLGINLTNGDLRLEHRDRTSWQLDGTVDSGEGSLAMNGLLQVNRPDDWRGELFLTGVGVKTVDLETIKAGLSPTLKIVATPEQLNITGKIQVPDAEIALREMPASAVTVSEDALIVDQTRPDEEKPSPLNLLADVTLELGDNIQFSGFGIHGQITGKLRLTETPTQPVRAEGILQIVNGVYRIYGQELTIDSGRLVFQGAPENPLIHARASRTVGDTLVGIQIDGVPGALTSELFSSPSLPQTDILAMLITGKSLAGTTQTEGSTLINAAASLGFSQSDALTGQLQRQLGLDVLSVSSDGGIEESAVTFGKYLTPRLYASYIQNILSPNAGLLLEYSVSKKFKIRAESGATQSMDILWRIERP, encoded by the coding sequence GTGAAACGCCGTGTAATTTACCGTGGCGCCCTGCTGTTGTCAGCGTTTCTGGTGGTGTTTTTCAGCGCCCTGCTGACCTCGGGCTATCTGCTACTCGCTACCCACACCGGCAGCCATTGGCTGCTGGAAAAAGCGGCAGCCTCTGCCACTGATACTGAAATCCACTGGCAGGCCAGCCATGGCACCTTACTGAAAGGACTCACTTTTCAGGGGCTGTCTATCCGGCGAGCCAACCTGCTGATCAGCGCCACCTCGGCCGCGGGGCAATGGCAGTTACTCGGGCTGCTGGGTGGCCAACTACCTATCCAGACCCTTGAGTTTACCGATCTGCAAATCCATGAGGAGCCCACCACTGCGGATAGCGCGTCAGCGTTTGTTTGGCCCAGCCTGAACACTGTCATGCCGGTAACGCTGGAACGCCTCACCATCGATCAGTTCCAATACCACAGCGGCCCGGGTTCCCTGACCCTGGAAGAAATCTCCGCCGCCGGCAGTATCAATCTGCTCGGCATTGAAGTGCGGGAACTGATCCTTCGCCAGCCGGAACAACAGCTGGCACTGCAGGGCACCATCAGGGCAAAACCACCCTACCGGCTCAATTTTGCACTCCAGTGGCATACCGAATTCCAGCAAAACCGCTTCGAAGGCGAGGCCAGGCTGGGCGGCAATCTGGCCACTATGACCATTGAACACCAACTGGTGGCTCCCTTCAGCCTCTCCACCAGCGGAACCCTGGTCAGTGGCGCAGATTGGGACCGGGGAACATTGAACCCACTGGCCATCGCGGTGGATCTGGTCAATGACTGGACCATCGACAACCGGACTGTCTGGCCCGACCTGCCCGCCATCAGTTCGCAGGGGCAGTTGAGGCTCACCGGTTCAGTGGATGACTATCAGTTGCAGGGCACATTTGAGCTGACTCCGCAAACCCCATCAACATTGCCCACACAAGAGGTTGCCGTCGACCTCCGGGGTGATCGACAGGGCCTGCACCTCGAACACCTCGACCTGCACTCGGAGGCCGGCAAACTCGGTATTCAGGGAGACGTGGCCTGGCAAACAACACCCAACTGGCAGCTGGCTGTGAATCTCGCCGAGATCGATCCCGGCTACCTTCTCGACCGGAAATTGTCAGGCCAGCTGGCGGGCATGCTTACCACCACCGGCAGCTACAGGGATCAGGGCCTGTCGGTAGACGCGGAGATTGATCAGCTGACAGGCACCCTGAACAGCTACCCGGTGACACTGCGTGGTCAACTGGCCTCCCGGCAGGGCGTATTTTCCAGCCGTGACTTTACCGCCCGGATCGGAGATAACCATCTGCGAGTGAACGGGGAATGGGGCGGCCAAACCCCACTCAACTGGCAGCTGACGGCCAATAATCTGGCGGAGCTCTATCCCGGCCTCTCCGGCAAACTGGTCTCCAGGGGCAAGGTTTCCAAGCAAAAGGTTTCCGGTCGGGGAGGCGCCTTCTCACCCCATCACTTGCCTGAGATTCAAGGCACTGTCAGTGCCGACGAACTGGCCTTTGACGGGCACAGCGTTCGTTCACTGAACCTGCGCCTCAACATCGATAAAGCGGGCCTACAGCACATAGACCTGGCGCTGTCGGGTTCGCTGGCCGGCGATCAACAGCAGGAGACCGACCTGCAACTACAGGCCAGTGGACGACCCGAAAAACACCATTACCAGCTTTCAGCATCGCAACAGGAGCTGACCTTTACTTTGCAGGGTACCGGCCACTGGCAACAGGGCGCGTGGCAGACTCGAATTTCAGATAGCGAAATCAGCGTCCCACTGGTTGGCAACTGGCAGCTGGATAACGGCGTCGAAGGCCGGGTTTCAGAGCACGGTGCCGAGTTTAAAGAGCACTGCTGGAAACAGATCGACGGGGCTGTCTGCGGCCATCTGACATGGCATCAAAAAACCGGTATCGACACCACAGCCACCCTCCACCATTTGCCATTGCAGTGGTTACAACCCTGGCTACCGGGCAACAGCGCTCTCACTGGTGAAATCAATGGCGACCTCAGACTTGCAGGCTGGGGTGAAACGCTGGTCGGGCAACTGACTCTCAGCACCGCGGCGGCCCGATTCACCGTAGACGAAAGGGCCAAAAAGCTGCGACAGGTCACCCTGGACAATACCGACCTTGACATCCGTCTTGCAGAACAACGGCTGGAACTCACCGGAAACACCGAATTTACCGATACCGGTAACGCCCGAATCCAGCTCCACTGGCCACTGGCAGAAGCGGATCGGGCTATTGGCGGCAGCCTCCACCTCCAGCTGGACAAACTGGATTGGCTGAATCCCTTTGTTACCTATGTCGACGAGCTGCAGGGTCGCGCCGATGCACTCATCAGACTTGCCGGTACGGCCGATCACCCGGCGCTCTCCGGGCATGTTCGGCTGAACGGTCTCTCCGCCTATGTTCCACAACTCGGCATTAATCTGACCAACGGCGACTTGCGACTGGAGCATCGCGACCGGACAAGCTGGCAGTTAGACGGCACAGTGGACTCCGGAGAGGGGTCACTGGCAATGAATGGCCTACTGCAGGTCAACCGGCCCGACGACTGGCGCGGTGAACTGTTTCTGACCGGGGTGGGGGTAAAGACGGTTGACTTGGAGACCATCAAGGCCGGCCTCAGCCCGACCCTGAAAATAGTGGCGACCCCGGAGCAACTAAACATCACCGGCAAGATTCAGGTCCCTGATGCCGAGATTGCGCTCAGGGAAATGCCCGCCAGTGCCGTTACCGTCTCAGAAGATGCGCTGATCGTCGACCAGACCAGACCAGATGAAGAGAAGCCCTCCCCGCTCAACCTGTTAGCGGATGTCACCCTTGAGCTGGGAGACAATATCCAGTTCAGCGGTTTTGGCATCCACGGACAAATCACCGGAAAACTCCGTCTCACCGAAACACCAACCCAACCGGTGCGGGCGGAAGGTATTCTGCAAATTGTCAATGGTGTCTATCGCATCTATGGCCAGGAACTGACGATCGATTCCGGCAGGCTGGTTTTTCAGGGGGCACCTGAAAACCCACTGATTCATGCCCGCGCTTCCCGAACAGTGGGCGATACGCTGGTGGGTATTCAGATTGATGGTGTGCCGGGCGCATTGACCAGCGAACTGTTTTCCAGCCCGAGCCTGCCACAGACCGACATCCTGGCCATGCTGATCACCGGCAAATCCCTGGCGGGAACCACCCAGACAGAAGGGTCGACCCTGATCAACGCTGCCGCCTCATTGGGCTTCAGTCAGAGCGATGCATTGACCGGACAATTGCAACGGCAACTCGGACTCGACGTGCTGTCGGTCTCCAGCGACGGCGGCATCGAAGAGAGCGCCGTCACTTTTGGCAAGTACCTGACACCGAGGCTCTACGCCAGCTATATTCAAAATATTCTCTCGCCCAATGCCGGCTTACTGCTTGAATACTCGGTCTCCAAAAAATTCAAGATCCGGGCTGAATCCGGCGCAACGCAAAGCATGGATATTCTCTGGAGGATCGAGCGCCCCTGA
- a CDS encoding AtpZ/AtpI family protein translates to MSHPDELRKRVERQVKRMKKAERERLTMLGQTVYIGTLGLLLVLPIVCGAYLGQWLDSLATAYSSRWTVSLILVGVMVGALNVYLFIRE, encoded by the coding sequence ATGTCACATCCTGATGAACTGAGAAAGCGAGTTGAGCGCCAGGTCAAGCGCATGAAAAAAGCAGAACGGGAACGGCTCACAATGCTGGGTCAGACGGTTTACATCGGCACCCTCGGACTGTTGCTTGTACTGCCGATAGTCTGTGGTGCCTATCTCGGCCAGTGGCTGGACAGCCTGGCCACCGCCTATTCCAGCCGCTGGACTGTGAGCCTGATTCTGGTCGGCGTGATGGTCGGCGCCCTCAATGTCTACCTGTTCATCCGGGAATAG
- the atpD gene encoding F0F1 ATP synthase subunit beta, which yields MTAPLGCRDKGLTPIGAIVEVHGPVVVIACDTLPPLHQALCAHLNSETYLFEVHQHLDEHHLRAITLHRSSGLYRGMTVFDTGAPLHVPVAPDCLGRLLNIFGEPLDGKDKLKPVAFRNIHNKPLPLSEAVGVGEVLETGIKVIDLLCPFVKGGKTGLFGGAGVGKTVLIMEFMHAVATLHQGVSVFAGVGERIREGHELWHEIDKAGVLPQTLMVFGQMDESPGVRFRIGLSALTYAEYLRDSLQKEVLFVMDNIFRFVQAGSEVSSLLGRMPATVGYQPTLTTEVAEMQDRILSTLRGAITSVQAVYVPADDMTDPAVSAILSHLDTTVILSRAQAGKGIYPAVDPLQSGSRLMDQHTLGSRHYGAAEGVREHLARYHELEDIIAMLGIEELSPKDQKIVMRARKLQRYLTQPFWSTAGHSGIAGVSVPLKQTIADCEGFLRGDYDEVPEERCYMRGTMAEPAT from the coding sequence ATGACTGCACCCTTAGGTTGTCGGGACAAGGGGTTAACACCCATCGGGGCAATTGTGGAGGTCCACGGCCCGGTGGTGGTTATTGCCTGCGACACCCTCCCCCCACTGCACCAGGCGCTGTGTGCTCACCTCAACAGCGAAACCTACCTGTTTGAAGTCCACCAACACCTGGACGAACATCATTTGCGCGCTATTACGCTGCATCGCAGCAGCGGCCTCTATCGGGGTATGACCGTATTTGACACCGGCGCGCCATTGCATGTGCCGGTCGCACCGGATTGCCTTGGCCGCCTGCTGAACATTTTCGGGGAACCCCTGGACGGCAAAGACAAGCTGAAACCGGTAGCATTCAGGAACATCCACAACAAGCCTTTGCCACTTAGTGAAGCCGTCGGGGTAGGCGAGGTGCTAGAAACCGGCATTAAAGTGATCGACCTGCTTTGCCCCTTTGTGAAAGGCGGCAAAACCGGCCTGTTCGGCGGGGCGGGGGTAGGCAAAACCGTACTGATTATGGAATTTATGCATGCTGTCGCCACGCTCCATCAGGGGGTGTCAGTGTTTGCCGGTGTCGGCGAGCGCATTCGAGAGGGACACGAACTCTGGCACGAAATCGACAAAGCCGGCGTGCTGCCACAAACTCTGATGGTTTTCGGTCAGATGGACGAATCGCCCGGCGTGCGCTTCCGCATCGGTCTTTCCGCCCTCACCTATGCGGAGTACCTGCGCGATAGCCTGCAAAAGGAGGTGCTGTTTGTCATGGATAACATTTTCCGCTTTGTGCAGGCAGGCAGCGAAGTCTCCAGCCTACTTGGACGTATGCCTGCCACGGTAGGCTACCAGCCCACCCTCACCACTGAAGTCGCGGAAATGCAGGATCGCATCTTATCCACCCTGCGGGGTGCCATCACCTCGGTGCAGGCCGTCTACGTACCGGCAGATGATATGACTGATCCGGCGGTCAGTGCCATCCTCAGCCATTTGGATACCACCGTTATTCTGTCTCGCGCTCAGGCGGGCAAGGGTATTTACCCGGCGGTGGACCCACTGCAGTCGGGCAGCCGGTTGATGGATCAGCATACCCTGGGTTCACGTCACTACGGTGCAGCGGAAGGTGTGCGGGAACACTTGGCCCGCTATCATGAACTGGAGGACATTATTGCGATGCTGGGCATTGAGGAGCTATCTCCCAAGGATCAAAAAATTGTCATGCGCGCCCGCAAACTTCAACGCTACCTGACCCAGCCTTTCTGGAGCACCGCAGGCCACTCTGGTATTGCCGGGGTGTCGGTACCACTGAAGCAGACCATTGCAGATTGTGAAGGTTTTTTGCGAGGTGACTACGATGAGGTCCCTGAAGAACGCTGCTATATGCGCGGTACTATGGCGGAGCCTGCCACATGA
- a CDS encoding autotransporter assembly complex protein TamA, which produces MPNPFCKPVCPAPRQRASAPGLLRLILLVGKLLILGWLANIPAVIAQAQPTVIISGEVSATVRKNIVQHLGLGSEHCQISDRRRSVLLENADEKIRQALQALGYYHASWSSALSSSDQCWTMTIKVIPGTATTLGRVQVEIDGDARNDPAFTRLLETSLPKTGEQLNHGHYEVFKQSLQKLALQRGYAESRFTRQQLQVGLERQRADILLSFNSGPRYHFGSVNFEQAVFDDAFLAQFLPFSATTPFHASLLSQFQQSLLNSRYFDQVIVTQQTPDREKQQIPVQVVLTPGPRYSTSLGVGIATDTGPRGSVGFRNNRANQKGHRYGADAQLSRVKSTVSLEYQIPLQQPDTEFVTFKTGWEEEDTDSANSETWFVGAAHSRSLDNGWIRTLDLVYQVESFKVGSDRNSTELVVPGIGLQKTQADNPAYPYTGWRTRFSLRGAAESLGSDLSFLQLQGSGKYILPLLGGRVLGRLEGGLSLMSNFEEMPTSFRFFAGGDNSVRGYDYEELGPMNDRGEVVGGRHLLAASLEYDYPVYKDYALAVFYDVGNAFDNSSFTLKRSFGVGLRWRSPLGPIRLDLAFPDTSEQAFRIHLSMGPDL; this is translated from the coding sequence TTGCCCAATCCATTCTGCAAACCTGTCTGCCCAGCACCTCGCCAGAGAGCGAGCGCACCGGGGTTACTGAGACTGATCCTGCTGGTGGGCAAATTATTGATACTGGGATGGCTAGCCAACATCCCCGCAGTTATCGCACAAGCTCAGCCCACCGTCATTATTTCCGGTGAAGTCTCCGCCACCGTCAGGAAAAATATCGTCCAACATCTGGGGCTGGGCAGCGAGCACTGTCAAATCAGCGACCGGCGTCGCTCTGTATTGCTCGAGAATGCAGACGAAAAAATTCGCCAGGCACTGCAGGCACTGGGTTACTACCATGCCAGCTGGAGCTCGGCACTTTCCAGTAGCGACCAATGCTGGACAATGACGATCAAGGTAATACCGGGCACAGCCACCACCCTGGGTCGGGTACAGGTTGAAATTGACGGGGACGCCCGGAACGATCCCGCATTTACCCGGTTACTGGAAACATCACTGCCAAAAACCGGTGAGCAGTTGAATCACGGCCATTACGAAGTCTTCAAACAGTCCCTGCAAAAACTGGCGCTACAGCGCGGTTATGCTGAAAGTCGTTTTACCCGACAGCAATTACAGGTCGGCCTCGAAAGGCAGCGTGCCGATATACTGCTCAGCTTCAATAGCGGTCCCCGCTATCATTTTGGGTCCGTAAATTTCGAACAGGCGGTTTTTGATGATGCTTTTCTGGCGCAGTTTCTGCCTTTTTCTGCCACCACCCCTTTTCACGCATCCCTGCTCAGCCAGTTTCAACAATCACTGCTCAACAGCCGTTACTTTGACCAGGTCATCGTCACGCAGCAAACACCCGACCGCGAAAAGCAACAGATTCCCGTCCAGGTGGTGCTCACCCCCGGGCCCCGCTACAGCACCTCGCTGGGGGTAGGAATTGCCACGGATACCGGCCCCAGGGGCAGCGTCGGCTTCCGAAACAATCGAGCCAACCAAAAGGGGCACCGCTATGGGGCCGACGCTCAGTTGTCGAGGGTCAAATCCACCGTCAGCCTGGAATATCAGATCCCCCTGCAACAACCGGATACTGAATTTGTCACTTTCAAAACCGGCTGGGAAGAAGAAGACACCGATAGCGCCAACAGCGAAACCTGGTTTGTCGGCGCCGCCCACAGCCGCAGTCTGGACAACGGCTGGATCAGAACCCTCGACCTGGTTTATCAGGTGGAATCCTTCAAAGTGGGAAGTGACCGGAACAGCACGGAACTGGTGGTACCCGGCATCGGCTTGCAGAAAACCCAGGCAGATAATCCGGCCTACCCTTACACCGGCTGGCGTACCCGTTTCAGCCTGCGGGGAGCTGCCGAGTCCCTCGGCTCAGACCTGTCCTTCCTGCAATTGCAGGGAAGTGGCAAATATATTCTACCGCTGCTCGGCGGCCGGGTATTGGGGCGACTGGAAGGCGGCCTGAGCCTGATGAGCAATTTCGAGGAGATGCCCACTTCGTTCCGGTTTTTTGCCGGTGGCGACAACAGTGTGCGCGGCTATGACTACGAGGAATTGGGACCGATGAACGACCGGGGCGAGGTGGTCGGTGGGCGGCATTTATTGGCCGCCTCACTTGAATACGACTATCCGGTTTACAAGGATTATGCCCTCGCCGTTTTTTACGATGTGGGCAATGCCTTTGACAACAGCAGCTTTACCCTGAAAAGAAGCTTTGGTGTCGGATTGCGCTGGCGCTCGCCACTGGGACCCATCAGGCTGGATCTGGCCTTTCCCGACACATCAGAACAGGCATTCCGAATTCATCTGTCCATGGGGCCGGACTTGTGA